Below is a window of Arthrobacter sp. SLBN-112 DNA.
AGGTGTTCACGGCGACGCCGAAGCGCAGCTCGGCCTCGGTCTTGTCGCCTTCGGTGACGGCGACGTTGCGCATGTTGTCACCGAAGCGGGTCAGTTTCAGGGTGCGGACGGCGGCCCAGCCGGCGGCGGCGCGCTGCCAAACGCCCACCTGGCGGGCTACCTCGGGGTTGGAGACGTGCCCGACGACGGTCTTCCGGGCGATGCCCAGGCGGGACTGGATGTACCCGAACTCGCGGTCACCGTGCGCGGCCTGGTTCAGGTTCATGAAGTCGAAATCGATGTCCGCCCACGGCAGGTCCCGGTTGGCCTGGGTATGCAGGTGCAGCAGGGGCTTGCGCAGCAGGTCCAGGCCTTGGATCCACATCTTGGCCGGGCTGAACGTGTGCATCCAGGCCGTGACACCGATGACGGAATCATCCGAGTTCGCCTCCAGCGCGGTCCGGCGGATGGCGTCTGAATCGGTCAGGACCGGCTTCCAGACGATCTTGACCGGGACGGCCGAGGAGGCGTTGAGCTGGTTGGCGATCTCCTGCGACTGGGCGGCGACCTGCTTGAGGACTTCTTCGCCGTAGAGGTGCTGGCTGCCGGTGAGGAACCAGACCTCGTAACCGTCGAGGGAGGTGTGTGCTGCGGTATTCATGGGTACTCCTGTTGAAAGTTTTGGGGGCTGTACTGCCCTGCTTGGTCTACTGCCCGTAGACGTTTTGGTAGCGGGCGTAGAGGGAGTCAATGGAGTCTTTGTCGATGGGCAACGGCTCGCCCAGCTGCCGGGAAATGTGGACGGTGCGGGCCACTTCCTCGCACATCACGGCGGCTTTCACGGCGGACCGGGCGTCCCTGCCGATGGTGAAGGGGCCGTGGTTCTGCATCAGCACCGCGGGAGAGTTGGAGCTTTTCAGGGTCTCCACGATGCCGTGGCCGATCGAATCGTCGCCGATCAGCGCGAACGGGCCCACCGGGATGGAGCCGCCGAACTCATCACCCATCATGGTCAGCACGCACGGGATGGCCTCGCCCCGGGCGGCCCACGCGGTGGCATAGGTCGAGTGCGTGTGCACCACCCCGCCCACCTCGGGCATGTGCCGGTAGACATAGGCGTGCGCGGCGGTGTCCGAGGACGGCGAGAGAGCCGGGTTGCCCCACTCCACCGTTCCC
It encodes the following:
- a CDS encoding L-ribulose-5-phosphate 4-epimerase, coding for MSAILETIARVREDVCALHAELTRYELVVWTAGNVSARVPGHELMVIKPSGVSYQDLTPEQMVVTDLYGTPVRGTNIGSGGTVEWGNPALSPSSDTAAHAYVYRHMPEVGGVVHTHSTYATAWAARGEAIPCVLTMMGDEFGGSIPVGPFALIGDDSIGHGIVETLKSSNSPAVLMQNHGPFTIGRDARSAVKAAVMCEEVARTVHISRQLGEPLPIDKDSIDSLYARYQNVYGQ